In one Bdellovibrionota bacterium genomic region, the following are encoded:
- a CDS encoding formimidoylglutamase, whose translation MFKNFVPNKTFFTRDNPQDLRLGDFARSLTEVTDLKDSVVILGYPDDEGILNNKGRPGAKDAPKIIRENFYKMTPHLLKNIDSKIYDLGDLKIEGTLEDRHEKAQSALEDLLKQTRVITLGGGHDYGYPDGAAFLEVFQKKSDKEQKPLIINFDAHLDVRPHKDNITSGTPFYRLLSKYRSELEVEFDFLEIGIQSHCNSRYHLEWAQSKDAHILSYDEILYSGVSAHIKILEFLEPFLLKKRACYLSVDIDGFSNAYAPGCSQSFATGFDPENFFTVFKVLRERLDVKLLGIYEVSPPLDQDNKTSKLAAQIMFESL comes from the coding sequence ATGTTCAAAAACTTCGTTCCCAACAAAACATTTTTTACAAGAGACAATCCTCAAGATTTAAGACTCGGAGATTTTGCGAGAAGTCTTACTGAAGTCACAGATCTTAAAGATTCTGTTGTCATCTTGGGATACCCTGACGACGAAGGCATTCTAAATAACAAGGGCAGACCTGGAGCAAAAGACGCTCCTAAGATCATCCGAGAAAATTTCTACAAGATGACTCCCCACCTTTTGAAAAACATAGACTCAAAGATCTATGATCTTGGAGATTTAAAAATTGAAGGAACACTGGAAGACCGTCACGAGAAAGCGCAAAGTGCCCTTGAAGATCTTTTAAAGCAAACCCGAGTGATCACTTTGGGTGGCGGTCATGATTACGGATATCCTGATGGCGCAGCATTTTTGGAAGTGTTCCAAAAAAAATCAGACAAAGAGCAAAAGCCTTTGATTATAAACTTTGATGCTCACTTGGATGTCAGACCACACAAAGATAATATCACTAGCGGAACACCTTTCTATAGATTGCTATCGAAATACCGATCTGAGCTTGAAGTGGAATTTGATTTTCTAGAGATCGGTATCCAATCTCATTGCAACAGCAGATATCATCTTGAATGGGCACAATCCAAAGACGCTCATATTCTTTCTTACGATGAAATTCTATATTCTGGAGTTTCTGCACATATAAAAATCCTAGAATTCCTGGAGCCGTTCTTGCTCAAGAAAAGAGCTTGTTACTTGAGTGTCGATATTGATGGGTTTTCAAATGCCTATGCGCCGGGATGCAGTCAGAGTTTTGCGACTGGTTTTGATCCAGAAAATTTCTTTACAGTTTTCAAAGTTTTACGTGAAAGACTGGATGTAAAGCTTCTAGGTATTTACGAAGTCTCACCACCTCTTGATCAGGATAATAAGACTTCGAAATTAGCTGCTCAAATTATGTTTGAATCACTTTAA
- a CDS encoding DUF4424 family protein yields the protein MKIYILFLIFVISDLAMANDGYSAIGAGGIVFKKSSNIEMLTEVLTISKMNVNVKYEFINRVGEAEAKKTEKALIAFPMPEMSCGYWGKSNAPEDFSVVVDGKKVEYRKEVKAFKDGQDVTEQIKKAKLPADCRELDKNKELFKKAQKTKWAEDYNGTDPEDVLYKTRITYYWEQEFPPNRIVKIEHSYAPVLGVDSGSPAWFFNMAPHWDRNPNLRWETDKNIKSLEFQRSDITGGNSLNYILTTAKTWSLGGVSQFTLIIKRDAPETFVGSTLGPLKAIDKNTFEFRASNFAPDRNLTVFFGKSK from the coding sequence ATGAAAATATATATTCTGTTTTTAATTTTCGTTATTTCAGATCTTGCCATGGCAAATGATGGTTATTCCGCTATAGGCGCAGGCGGGATCGTATTTAAGAAATCTAGCAATATAGAGATGTTAACAGAAGTACTCACGATTTCTAAAATGAATGTGAATGTAAAATATGAATTTATAAATCGAGTTGGTGAAGCCGAGGCAAAAAAGACTGAAAAGGCTTTAATAGCATTTCCAATGCCAGAAATGAGTTGTGGTTACTGGGGTAAATCGAATGCGCCTGAGGATTTCTCAGTTGTAGTTGATGGAAAAAAAGTAGAATACCGAAAAGAAGTCAAAGCCTTTAAGGACGGACAGGATGTAACCGAACAGATAAAAAAAGCCAAGTTGCCAGCTGATTGTCGGGAGCTCGATAAAAATAAAGAACTATTCAAGAAAGCGCAGAAAACAAAATGGGCTGAAGATTATAATGGGACCGATCCCGAAGACGTTCTATATAAAACAAGAATTACATATTATTGGGAGCAAGAATTTCCGCCCAATAGAATTGTGAAAATTGAACACTCTTATGCGCCTGTATTGGGTGTGGATAGCGGAAGTCCCGCTTGGTTTTTTAATATGGCTCCGCATTGGGATAGAAATCCAAATTTGCGATGGGAAACTGACAAAAATATTAAATCTCTTGAATTTCAACGTTCTGACATTACAGGCGGAAATTCACTGAATTATATTCTGACAACGGCCAAAACTTGGAGCTTGGGTGGAGTTAGTCAATTTACACTAATTATCAAACGAGACGCTCCAGAAACCTTTGTAGGCTCGACACTCGGACCCTTAAAGGCTATTGATAAAAATACTTTCGAATTTCGTGCTTCAAACTTTGCTCCTGATCGTAATTTAACAGTTTTTTTTGGAAAATCTAAGTAA
- a CDS encoding HEPN domain-containing protein: protein MSKMVQEWLKIARTELNTAKVLSSLGIEHANIVLFLSQQVAEKSIKAYLVFLRKKIKKTHDINELTRDINVHDDSLKNLLDGAHFLTQYAAKFRYPQLVEQNLTGEEVSKALKIAEDVYKNILQKINE from the coding sequence TCTAAGATGGTCCAGGAATGGTTAAAAATAGCCAGAACAGAATTAAACACAGCAAAAGTTCTTTCTTCTTTGGGAATTGAGCACGCAAATATCGTATTGTTTTTAAGTCAGCAAGTAGCTGAGAAATCAATTAAAGCATATCTGGTTTTTTTAAGAAAAAAAATTAAAAAAACTCATGATATTAATGAATTAACTAGAGATATTAATGTTCATGATGATAGTTTAAAAAACTTGCTAGATGGCGCACATTTTTTAACTCAGTATGCGGCTAAATTCCGATACCCACAACTTGTAGAGCAAAACTTAACTGGTGAAGAAGTTTCTAAAGCATTGAAAATTGCCGAAGATGTATATAAAAATATTCTTCAAAAAATAAATGAGTAA
- a CDS encoding LysE family transporter encodes MLSIFAQGFFLQASLILALGAQNIFVLNSGLRKQRHLLVASVSSLCDTLLIFIGVLGVATFFIQFPLLKIGLGIIGVGFLFFYGILKLNEARNGISLSQSSKQTTTIKQTILAALGFSLLNPHVYLDAIVLVGGYSSKFGSLTERFYFGAGASFFSTLWFFGLALLASIASRFLNNPKAMRIVSLFSGLILIALALKLGTDVLGWIKEV; translated from the coding sequence ATGTTAAGTATTTTCGCTCAAGGTTTTTTTCTACAGGCAAGTTTAATTCTGGCTTTGGGCGCTCAAAATATTTTTGTACTTAACTCTGGCCTTCGTAAACAAAGGCATTTGCTAGTCGCCTCTGTTTCTTCCTTGTGCGATACGCTTCTTATTTTCATTGGAGTTCTTGGAGTAGCTACGTTCTTTATTCAGTTTCCACTATTAAAGATTGGGCTTGGAATTATAGGTGTAGGCTTTTTATTCTTCTATGGAATATTAAAGCTGAATGAAGCAAGAAATGGGATCTCGCTTTCCCAATCTTCAAAACAGACAACAACCATTAAGCAAACAATTCTAGCCGCTCTTGGATTTAGTCTGCTTAACCCACATGTATATCTTGATGCTATTGTGTTAGTAGGCGGGTATTCATCTAAGTTCGGCAGTTTAACTGAAAGATTTTATTTTGGCGCTGGAGCATCCTTCTTCTCAACTCTTTGGTTTTTTGGACTAGCTCTCCTCGCCTCAATTGCTAGTCGCTTTCTAAACAACCCAAAAGCAATGAGGATAGTCTCTTTATTTTCTGGCCTTATTTTAATTGCGCTTGCTTTGAAGCTAGGCACTGATGTTCTTGGATGGATAAAAGAAGTTTAA
- a CDS encoding antibiotic biosynthesis monooxygenase, giving the protein MISKTPNPPYYAAIFTSIRTDGDNGYGSMADKMVHLSQMQAGFLGMESVRDSNGFGITISYWETLESITNWKQNIEHREAQNLGKEKWYKQFKVRICKVERDY; this is encoded by the coding sequence ATGATTTCTAAAACTCCCAACCCTCCATATTATGCAGCTATATTCACTTCTATCCGAACAGATGGTGATAATGGCTATGGATCTATGGCTGATAAAATGGTTCATCTTTCGCAAATGCAGGCAGGTTTCTTAGGAATGGAATCAGTGCGTGATTCAAATGGTTTTGGAATTACAATTTCATACTGGGAAACACTTGAGAGTATTACTAATTGGAAACAAAATATAGAGCATCGTGAAGCTCAAAATCTCGGAAAAGAAAAGTGGTATAAGCAGTTTAAAGTAAGAATTTGCAAAGTAGAGCGAGATTATTAA
- a CDS encoding S8 family serine peptidase, which translates to MKSFIILSLSIFLIFESATAALPIFDTGIMVPQVLSGNAATPDFTSKQFYLEDAPQGIGARSAWSLAGGTGENVKIIDIEIGYEQKHEDLAAFFFSPSNFPSIDLNHGSAVLGVLAGQPNSMGIIGIAHAAEMGFIGFKEGAQDDVDQPYIDGINEAIKAAISKLEAGDVLVIEQHMVGPDSRKYTAVEYWEPIFNELKKATDAGIHCVEAAGNGGSNFDSPVYGGAFDLKLRDSGCIMVGAGSAQSKERLGFSNYGSRVDAFGFGEMVTTIGYGDLFNDGSPRAYTQRFNGTSSATPIVAGAVAVVSSIAEAQGVVITPTKMREALRATGTSQGPMTKEKRIGNLPNVSAMLEYLNLK; encoded by the coding sequence ATGAAATCATTTATTATTCTATCACTTAGCATTTTTTTAATTTTTGAAAGCGCGACGGCAGCATTGCCAATTTTTGATACAGGAATAATGGTTCCGCAGGTCTTGAGTGGAAACGCAGCCACTCCTGATTTTACCAGCAAACAATTTTATCTCGAAGATGCTCCTCAAGGAATCGGGGCGCGCTCTGCTTGGTCACTCGCAGGCGGTACCGGAGAAAATGTAAAAATCATTGATATTGAAATTGGTTACGAACAAAAGCACGAAGATCTCGCTGCATTTTTCTTTAGTCCGAGCAATTTTCCCTCGATTGACCTGAATCATGGCTCGGCAGTGTTAGGTGTCTTGGCTGGCCAACCCAATTCAATGGGAATAATAGGCATTGCTCATGCGGCCGAAATGGGATTCATCGGATTCAAAGAAGGCGCGCAAGACGATGTTGATCAACCCTACATTGATGGGATCAATGAAGCGATTAAAGCAGCAATATCCAAACTGGAAGCTGGAGATGTATTGGTCATCGAGCAACACATGGTGGGACCTGACAGCCGAAAATATACGGCAGTGGAATATTGGGAACCGATTTTTAATGAACTCAAAAAAGCCACGGATGCAGGAATTCATTGCGTGGAGGCTGCTGGCAATGGCGGTTCTAACTTTGACTCTCCCGTTTATGGTGGAGCCTTTGATTTAAAGCTTCGTGATTCAGGTTGCATCATGGTGGGCGCAGGTAGCGCTCAGAGTAAAGAAAGACTTGGATTCTCGAATTACGGTTCAAGAGTAGATGCCTTTGGATTTGGTGAAATGGTAACTACGATTGGCTACGGGGATTTATTCAATGACGGAAGTCCTCGTGCTTATACTCAGAGATTCAATGGCACTTCTAGCGCTACTCCGATTGTGGCCGGAGCGGTGGCTGTGGTGAGTTCTATTGCGGAAGCTCAAGGCGTGGTTATAACACCTACAAAAATGCGTGAAGCTTTGCGTGCAACAGGCACTTCGCAGGGACCGATGACAAAGGAAAAACGCATTGGTAATTTACCGAATGTCTCTGCGATGCTCGAGTATTTAAACTTAAAGTGA
- a CDS encoding inorganic pyrophosphatase, with the protein MSFQKFRPHPWHGIASGKEPPVLVTAYIEITPIDGIKYEIDKDTGYLKVDRPQVNSSLPPALYGFIPQTYCDTQVGQISGKNLKGDRDPLDICVFSERPITRSEVLVPTRVIGGLRMVDKGEADDKIIGVLENDPYWSGVTDIGQLPSVLLQRLQHYFLTYKLKPNQQSEVTIDETYGLDGAKKVILAALEDYKNEFNK; encoded by the coding sequence ATGAGTTTTCAAAAATTTCGTCCGCATCCTTGGCATGGAATAGCATCTGGTAAAGAACCTCCTGTGCTAGTAACAGCCTATATAGAAATTACGCCTATCGATGGTATTAAGTACGAAATCGATAAAGATACTGGATACCTAAAAGTAGATCGACCGCAAGTGAACTCTTCATTGCCACCAGCTTTGTATGGCTTCATTCCTCAAACTTATTGCGATACTCAGGTAGGTCAAATTTCAGGAAAAAATTTAAAAGGCGACAGAGATCCTCTGGATATCTGTGTTTTTAGCGAGCGACCAATCACTCGCAGCGAAGTTTTAGTTCCCACAAGAGTCATCGGTGGACTGAGAATGGTAGATAAAGGCGAGGCTGACGATAAAATCATTGGTGTTCTAGAAAACGATCCTTACTGGAGCGGTGTAACTGACATTGGCCAACTTCCTTCTGTTCTTCTCCAAAGACTACAGCATTATTTTTTAACATATAAATTAAAACCTAATCAACAATCTGAAGTTACAATAGATGAAACATACGGATTAGATGGCGCTAAAAAAGTAATTTTAGCTGCCCTTGAAGATTATAAAAACGAATTCAATAAATAA
- the queG gene encoding tRNA epoxyqueuosine(34) reductase QueG, giving the protein MSNSHNVSSLKQTFEENGFDHYGWTTLEKPMSMAFYKSWVEQNYHADMDYLKRHIEIKETPQLLLKKAQTSFVFGKEYYSKQDEAFPLKHLKVASYAKQEDYHVWFQKELDDLCKILKVKYPEHEFVAFTDSKPVLERDLAYRAGLGWVGKNTCLINEKKGSFFFIGEIYSTLEVKAKLDVHPDRCGTCTRCIDICPTNALVEPRVLDSNKCISYWTIESKKTPPLELRDKFEGWYYGCDLCQTVCPWNQKIYKETLKVSNDLDPIKNRNELIAEIKSILCLDTQSIKTFFNNTPMNRAKPWAHKRNAILISVHYDLKELKQDLLNLRNDETLPDFSQELIEWAIQKM; this is encoded by the coding sequence ATGAGTAATTCTCATAACGTCTCCAGCTTAAAGCAAACATTCGAAGAAAATGGTTTTGATCACTACGGCTGGACCACGCTCGAAAAGCCTATGAGTATGGCCTTCTACAAATCTTGGGTAGAGCAAAACTACCATGCGGATATGGATTATTTAAAACGGCATATAGAAATTAAAGAAACACCTCAACTATTACTCAAAAAGGCTCAGACCTCTTTCGTTTTTGGAAAAGAGTATTATTCAAAGCAAGATGAAGCGTTTCCATTAAAACATTTGAAAGTCGCTTCTTATGCGAAACAAGAAGATTATCATGTTTGGTTTCAAAAAGAACTCGATGATTTATGTAAAATACTTAAAGTAAAATATCCAGAACATGAGTTCGTAGCCTTCACCGATTCTAAGCCCGTGCTCGAAAGAGACCTTGCATATCGCGCAGGCCTAGGTTGGGTAGGAAAGAACACGTGTTTGATCAACGAGAAGAAAGGATCGTTTTTCTTTATCGGAGAGATTTACTCAACCTTGGAAGTTAAAGCAAAACTTGATGTTCACCCCGATCGTTGTGGGACTTGCACAAGGTGCATTGATATTTGCCCTACCAACGCTTTGGTTGAGCCGAGAGTTTTGGATTCCAACAAATGCATTTCTTACTGGACCATAGAATCTAAAAAGACCCCACCCCTCGAACTCCGGGATAAATTTGAAGGTTGGTATTATGGTTGCGATCTTTGCCAAACAGTTTGTCCGTGGAATCAGAAGATATATAAAGAAACTCTTAAGGTCTCTAACGACCTAGACCCTATTAAAAACCGCAATGAACTGATTGCTGAAATTAAAAGCATCCTCTGTTTAGATACTCAAAGCATAAAAACTTTTTTTAATAACACGCCCATGAACCGCGCAAAACCCTGGGCACACAAAAGAAACGCAATCCTCATCAGCGTTCATTACGACTTAAAAGAATTGAAACAAGATCTATTGAATCTAAGAAACGATGAAACTTTGCCGGACTTTTCTCAAGAGCTTATTGAGTGGGCAATTCAAAAAATGTGA
- a CDS encoding polysaccharide deacetylase family protein, which yields MFKYLILSVLLAYSQYSNALIANDIRSGLEAARTFHEYIEETVEPGIVKTLKKYKENPLEFCESLSHMSDNELIYLNDVIDGIRSEVPCAVPVSQRISDFYENYRNGSIYRIKINSLIKLLPLAKMESAKIILDKAYSLPAEKQLPAKVINLTFDDGPHESNTERVLKILEDYNIKANFFVVGRNVKKYPTLVEKTASLGHAIGGHSMTHASLDKLSFDSAKKEIDQTFDIVKSILSGVDPFFRFPYGARTKALRAYLSENNISDFFWNVDTLDWKYKDPDVLLKYALEQTTKTGRGIVLFHDVQPQTSAILPEYLNTLANSGYSTVVYEPQ from the coding sequence ATGTTCAAATATCTAATTCTTTCCGTTCTACTTGCTTACTCTCAGTATTCAAATGCATTAATAGCTAATGATATCAGATCGGGTCTTGAGGCAGCGAGAACCTTTCACGAGTATATAGAAGAAACTGTAGAGCCTGGAATTGTTAAAACTTTAAAAAAATATAAAGAAAATCCTCTAGAATTTTGTGAGTCTCTTTCGCATATGTCAGATAATGAATTGATTTATCTCAATGATGTAATCGATGGAATAAGATCTGAAGTTCCGTGTGCAGTACCTGTAAGCCAAAGAATTAGTGATTTTTATGAGAATTATAGAAATGGATCTATATACCGTATCAAAATTAATTCATTAATTAAATTATTACCTCTTGCTAAAATGGAATCAGCTAAAATTATTTTAGACAAAGCCTACTCTCTGCCTGCTGAAAAACAACTGCCAGCCAAAGTTATCAATCTTACTTTCGATGATGGACCTCATGAGAGCAATACGGAAAGAGTATTAAAGATCTTAGAGGATTATAATATTAAGGCGAATTTTTTCGTGGTGGGTAGAAACGTCAAAAAATATCCAACGCTGGTCGAAAAAACTGCTTCCCTTGGACATGCTATTGGCGGTCACTCAATGACTCATGCAAGTTTGGATAAATTGAGTTTTGATTCTGCTAAAAAAGAAATTGATCAAACATTTGATATAGTAAAAAGCATATTGAGTGGAGTAGATCCATTCTTTAGATTTCCCTATGGTGCGAGAACAAAAGCTCTTAGAGCTTATTTAAGCGAAAATAATATTTCTGATTTTTTCTGGAATGTAGACACTCTGGATTGGAAATACAAAGATCCAGATGTTTTATTAAAATACGCTCTTGAACAAACAACAAAGACGGGCAGAGGGATTGTTTTATTCCATGATGTGCAGCCACAGACATCGGCGATTTTACCGGAGTATCTGAATACTCTCGCAAATTCAGGTTACAGCACCGTGGTTTACGAACCTCAGTAA